CCAGGTCAATGATGTTAGTGAGATCGGGCCCCTGGTCAGGATGATCCATGACGAGCTTTACAGCATGGGTGTAGCTAGGGTGCTTACCATTATTATGATTGATGAGAGGAGGGATGTTGCTGAGGCTCCGCCTCAGGCTGCTGTTGAGAAGGTGCTTGCCCGGCTGCAGGAGGAGCGTAAGAAGTTTACGCGCGACG
This DNA window, taken from Hyperthermus butylicus DSM 5456, encodes the following:
- a CDS encoding thiamine-binding protein, which codes for MPTVSIKVIPIGVGPSLSRYIARVVALLEAKGYKPLVTPDTTVIQVNDVSEIGPLVRMIHDELYSMGVARVLTIIMIDERRDVAEAPPQAAVEKVLARLQEERKKFTRDVHGVI